Proteins co-encoded in one Brassica oleracea var. oleracea cultivar TO1000 chromosome C4, BOL, whole genome shotgun sequence genomic window:
- the LOC106339480 gene encoding uncharacterized protein LOC106339480: protein MEGSKKGEAVFDSMNLNPQLFLNETLNTVEDIVGEAFDFYTLEASNLLKIDGRADNYRSRELAKGIDRVRGMIQSVLEDRLRMWEAYCLRYTFAVPEDFVLPESDAPNIQPLPNDQDLDAELDSLRRKLLLVRNRSVELNSELQALERRSVSNELSARLVNEVSKLYDESSVNDMSKEMTKVASELRAAINRLKTPRTNAAETATGERLKNNGIDFPATALGGKIEELDKFLAELRKM, encoded by the exons ATGGAAGGCAGCAAAAAAGGCGAAGCGGTGTTCGATTCAATGAACTTGAATCCTCAGCTTTTCCTCAACGAAACACTCAACACCGTCGAGGACATTGTCGGCGAGGCTTTTGACTTCTATACACT CGAAGCATCCAATCTCCTCAAAATCGATGGACGAGCTGATAATTATAGGTCACGGGAGTTAGCGAAA GGTATTGATCGTGTTCGTGGTATGATTCAATCGGTTCTGGAAGACCGCTTGAGGATGTGGGAAGCCTACTGTCTTCGATACACTTTTGCAGTTCCTGAAGATTTTGTGCTGCCTGAGAGT GATGCCCCAAATATCCAACCTTTGCCAAATGACCAAGACTTGGATGCGGAATTGGATTCCCTAAGGCGTAAGCTTCTTTTG GTACGAAACAGGTCTGTTGAGCTTAACTCGGAGCTCCAGGCTTTGGAAAGAAGATCTGTTTCAAATGAACTGTCTGCAAGACTCGTTAATGAAGTTTCAAAGCTTTATGATGAATCATCCGTGAACGATATGTCCAAAG AGATGACAAAAGTTGCATCAGAACTTCGCGCAGCGATCAATAGGCTCAAAACACCAAGAACGAATGCTGCTGAAACAGCTACAGGGGAGAGGCTAAAGAACAATGGAATTGATTTTCCGGCAACGGCTCTCG GTGGAAAGATTGAAGAGCTTGACAAATTTCTGGCCGAGTTAAGAAAGATGTGA